Proteins found in one Seonamhaeicola sp. S2-3 genomic segment:
- a CDS encoding lipopolysaccharide assembly protein LapB: MNKFLLILLMPFIAFSQLNFEKVKELIKDKQYDEAEQILKNYVDTNANNIQAVELLGDVYGHQKKWDEAIIQYKKLVKAKPENANFHYKYGGVLGMKALSVNKFKALTIIDDVKAAFLKAAELDSNHIDTRWALVELYMKLPGIIGGSKSKALHYANELEALSKVDGYLSKGYIYESDKEPQQAEKYYKMAVNKGGSLVCYDKLTKFYLAQNLPEKAISNLNEAYKKHKNEDLLLQIEAIKANNY; encoded by the coding sequence ATGAATAAATTCCTCTTAATACTGTTAATGCCTTTTATAGCCTTTAGTCAGCTTAATTTTGAAAAAGTTAAAGAGCTAATTAAAGATAAACAGTATGATGAAGCAGAACAAATACTTAAAAATTATGTAGATACTAATGCTAATAATATACAGGCAGTTGAGTTATTAGGGGATGTTTACGGGCATCAAAAAAAATGGGATGAAGCTATTATACAATATAAAAAGCTAGTAAAGGCAAAGCCTGAAAATGCAAACTTTCATTATAAATATGGTGGTGTTTTAGGCATGAAAGCTTTATCTGTAAATAAGTTTAAAGCTTTAACTATAATAGACGATGTAAAAGCAGCATTTTTAAAAGCTGCAGAATTAGATAGCAACCATATAGATACACGTTGGGCTTTGGTAGAGTTATATATGAAATTACCAGGAATTATAGGCGGTAGCAAAAGTAAAGCGCTGCACTATGCAAATGAATTAGAAGCACTTTCTAAGGTAGATGGCTATCTTTCAAAGGGATATATTTATGAAAGTGATAAAGAGCCACAACAAGCAGAGAAGTATTATAAAATGGCTGTAAATAAAGGCGGTTCTTTGGTGTGTTATGATAAGCTAACTAAATTTTATTTAGCTCAAAACCTTCCAGAAAAGGCTATTTCTAATCTTAATGAAGCATACAAAAAACACAAAAACGAAGATTTATTGTTACAAATAGAAGCAATTAAAGCCAACAATTATTAA
- the murC gene encoding UDP-N-acetylmuramate--L-alanine ligase, whose amino-acid sequence MNVHFIAIGGAAMHNLALALHNKGYKVTGSDDTIFEPSKSRLQAKGLLPNEFGWFPEKITQDLDAIVLGMHAKADNPELLKAQELGVKIYSYPEFLYEQSKHKTRVVIGGSHGKTTITSMILHVMHYHDRDVDYMVGAQLEGFDVMVKLTEENDFIVLEGDEYLSSPIDRRPKFHLYKPNIALLSGIAWDHINVFPTYENYVEQFSIFVDSIVSGGSINYNEEDPEVKRVVEASENTIRKIPYCTPEYTVENGETLLETPEGPLPIEVFGKHNLNNLAGAKWICQHMGIQEDEFYEAIATFKGASKRLEKIAESNNSVAYKDFAHSPSKVEATTKAVKEQYQNRALVACLELHTYSSLNAEFLKEYKGALDAADIAVVFYSPHAVEIKKLDAVSHEQIAEAFQREDLIIYTNPDDFKDFLFSQDFNNKALLLMSSGNYGGLDFDEVKALIK is encoded by the coding sequence ATGAACGTACATTTTATAGCTATAGGAGGTGCCGCAATGCATAATTTGGCACTAGCTTTACACAATAAAGGATATAAGGTTACAGGTAGCGATGATACTATTTTTGAACCTTCAAAATCTAGATTACAAGCCAAAGGATTATTGCCTAATGAGTTTGGATGGTTTCCAGAAAAAATTACCCAAGATTTAGATGCCATTGTTTTAGGAATGCATGCCAAAGCCGATAATCCAGAGCTTTTAAAAGCGCAAGAATTAGGGGTGAAAATCTATAGCTATCCAGAGTTTTTATATGAACAAAGTAAACACAAAACCCGTGTAGTAATTGGTGGAAGTCATGGTAAAACCACTATAACATCTATGATTTTGCATGTAATGCATTATCATGACAGAGATGTAGATTATATGGTTGGAGCCCAATTAGAAGGTTTTGATGTGATGGTAAAACTAACCGAGGAAAACGATTTTATTGTTTTAGAAGGTGATGAATATTTAAGTTCGCCTATTGATAGACGTCCAAAATTTCATTTGTACAAACCCAATATTGCACTATTAAGTGGTATTGCATGGGATCATATTAACGTGTTTCCTACTTATGAAAATTATGTAGAGCAGTTTAGCATTTTTGTAGATTCGATTGTTAGTGGTGGAAGTATAAACTATAATGAAGAAGATCCTGAAGTAAAGCGTGTAGTTGAAGCAAGCGAAAACACTATTAGAAAAATACCTTATTGCACGCCAGAATACACAGTTGAAAATGGTGAAACCTTGTTAGAAACTCCAGAAGGACCTTTGCCAATTGAAGTTTTTGGTAAGCATAACCTTAATAATTTAGCAGGAGCTAAATGGATTTGCCAACACATGGGCATTCAAGAAGATGAGTTTTATGAAGCCATAGCCACTTTTAAGGGGGCTAGTAAGCGTTTAGAAAAAATTGCCGAAAGTAATAATAGCGTAGCATATAAAGATTTTGCTCATTCACCTAGTAAAGTTGAAGCTACTACCAAAGCGGTAAAAGAACAATACCAAAACAGAGCTTTAGTAGCCTGTTTAGAATTACATACTTATAGTAGTTTAAATGCAGAATTTTTAAAAGAATACAAAGGCGCTTTAGATGCTGCCGATATTGCAGTGGTATTTTATTCACCGCATGCAGTAGAAATTAAAAAACTAGATGCTGTGTCACATGAACAAATAGCAGAAGCCTTTCAACGCGAAGATTTAATTATTTATACCAATCCAGATGATTTTAAAGACTTTTTGTTTTCGCAAGATTTTAATAACAAAGCCCTGTTATTAATGAGTTCTGGTAATTATGGAGGATTAGATTTTGATGAGGTTAAAGCGCTGATTAAATAG
- a CDS encoding DUF2200 domain-containing protein, producing the protein MKTTPEHNARVANMTFASVYPHYVTKVEKKGRTKEELLEVIEWLTGFDNNEIKALIDEKVTFETFFSRATINPNAHLIKGVICGYRIEEIDNELTKKARYLDKLIDELARGRKMEKILRKAN; encoded by the coding sequence ATGAAAACTACCCCAGAACATAATGCCCGAGTTGCAAACATGACGTTTGCATCTGTATATCCTCATTATGTGACAAAAGTTGAAAAAAAAGGCAGAACTAAAGAAGAATTACTTGAAGTAATTGAATGGCTCACAGGTTTTGACAATAACGAAATAAAAGCTCTTATTGATGAAAAAGTAACGTTTGAAACCTTTTTTTCTAGAGCCACTATAAACCCTAACGCTCATTTAATAAAAGGGGTTATTTGCGGTTACAGAATTGAAGAAATAGACAATGAATTAACTAAAAAAGCAAGATATTTAGATAAATTAATTGACGAACTAGCTAGAGGTAGGAAAATGGAAAAGATTTTAAGGAAAGCCAACTAA
- a CDS encoding dienelactone hydrolase family protein, giving the protein MKSLKKEDIKQEVFDLYDDYAHNKIDRRQFIEKLSLYAIGGITVTSLLSFITPNYLDNLVVKPDDERIDSKYITYQSPKGGGAIKGLLSKPDNTTTKLPGVVVVHENRGLNPYIEDVGRRTAIEGFISLAPDALSPLGGYPGNDDEGRTMQRQRDRNEMLEDFIAAYNYLKNHKDCNGNIGVVGFCFGGWISNMMAVKIPTLKAAVPFYGGQPSAEDAAKIKAPLLLQFAELDKRVNAGWPDYEKALKENNVEYTAHFYPDVNHGFHNNSTPRYDKKAATLAWERTIAFFKEKLK; this is encoded by the coding sequence ATGAAATCACTAAAAAAAGAAGATATAAAACAAGAAGTATTTGACCTCTATGATGATTATGCTCACAATAAAATAGACCGCCGTCAGTTTATTGAAAAACTATCGCTTTACGCTATTGGAGGCATTACAGTAACCTCATTATTAAGTTTTATAACTCCCAATTATTTAGACAATCTTGTGGTGAAACCAGATGATGAGCGTATTGATTCTAAGTACATTACTTATCAATCTCCCAAAGGTGGTGGAGCTATAAAAGGTTTGCTATCTAAACCAGATAACACTACTACTAAATTACCAGGCGTTGTAGTGGTACATGAAAACCGTGGCTTAAACCCATATATTGAAGATGTGGGCAGACGTACAGCTATTGAAGGTTTTATAAGTTTAGCTCCTGATGCCCTTTCTCCTTTAGGTGGTTACCCTGGTAACGATGATGAAGGCAGAACCATGCAACGTCAAAGAGATAGAAATGAAATGTTAGAAGATTTTATTGCTGCATATAACTATTTAAAAAATCACAAAGATTGCAATGGCAATATTGGTGTTGTTGGATTTTGTTTTGGTGGGTGGATATCAAATATGATGGCTGTAAAAATACCAACCTTAAAAGCTGCAGTGCCTTTTTATGGTGGACAACCATCGGCTGAAGATGCTGCAAAAATAAAAGCGCCCCTATTGTTACAATTTGCTGAATTAGATAAACGCGTTAATGCAGGTTGGCCAGACTATGAAAAAGCTTTAAAAGAAAACAATGTAGAATATACGGCTCATTTTTATCCAGATGTCAACCACGGATTTCATAACAACAGTACACCTAGATACGACAAAAAAGCAGCTACCTTAGCATGGGAACGTACTATAGCATTTTTTAAAGAAAAATTAAAATAA